The DNA region TATCGGATAAATTGGCGATTGTGCGGTCTTGTGCTCGCTTTCGCTCTGCCCGAAGACCAGAGCGGCGATGGCTATCGATGAAAATAAGCGTAATCGTTACTGCTGACACAGCAAATAGGGCAGCTCCCATTGCTGGTGAGTAGAATAACACAATACAAATGCCGATAATTAAGGTAAGGCTAAAGGGAATAATATTGATGTAAAAAGCATCAATAAGTTTGCCGAAGGCCTGACCGTATTCAAGGGCGTTATTAACGAGCTTACCACCGATATTATTAGTATGAAAGCCAACGCTACGCTTCAAGAGGGTTTCAAGAGCAAGGTCGACGGTATCGGCCTGCCCGTGAGCATTAAGCCTGATCGTGCTAATGAATCCTATCAAGTTACCTAGAACGCCCAGCGTGGCGGCGATGATAAGAGGAACAAAACTTCCGGAAATATCGCCGTGATTGGTAACGATATTCGCGAGTGTCTGGCTAATGAAAAGCGGAACCAGCACGACGATATTAACCGAGCCAATGAAAAAGACGAGCGAGAGCAGAAATAGCCTTCGATGCTTACTCCAAACGAGCTGCCAGAATATCCTCAGCGTTTCTTTTTCGTTAGCCGGTTTACGGGTTGTTTTTTTCACGATTATTCCTCTATGAATCCGCCGCTCTGATGTGACCACAACTTAGCGTATGTACCTTTTTGTTTCAAAAGCTCGCTGTGCGATCCATCCTCAACAATCTTACCGTTTTCTAAAACGAGAATCCTATCAAGTTTGGCTATGGTAGAGAGCCGGTGTGCAACGACGATGCTCGTTCTGTTCTTCATCAGCTTTGCGAGGGCTTCTTGAATGAGTTTTTCGCTCTCGCTATCCAATGCCGACGTTGCTTCATCCAGCACGAGGATCGGCGCATTTTTTAATATGGCACGAGCAATCACAATACGCTGTCGCTGGCCGCCGCTGAGCTTGACGCCACGCTCACCAACCATTGTATCGAGGCCGTCGGGAAGTTTATCAATGAACTCCTCGGCGTTCGCCTGCTTGGCGGCATTACGTATCTCTTCGTCTGTTGCATCTGGTTTGCCATACGCGATGTTTTCGCGCAAAGAACGATGGAAGAGCAGCGGCTCTTGCGGTACGTAGGCAATGCTTTTTCTCAGCGAGCTCTGGGTGATCTTGGCGATATCTTGACCGTCGATAGTTATGGCGCCACTGTCCAAATTTGAAAATCGTAGGAGCAGGCGAGTAAGAGTGGTTTTACCTGATCCTGAATGACCAACAAGTCCGACGCGTTGACCGGGCTTGATCCTCATGTTGAAGTTATCAAAGAGAGTGTCTTGTGCGCCTCCATGGGTGAAGGTGACCCTGTCAAAAACAATCTCACCCTTAGTGACAGAAAGCGTGGTATCGGAAGTGTCTGTAACATCGGGAACAAGTTGCAAGATTTCGGTCATGTCGTGAGCATCCCCCATAAGACGGTTGTAGTTACGCATGATGCTGTTCATTTCCCAAAGCTGGCGCGCAACTGTAAAGGTATAGGTGACTGCCAAATACACGGTGCCAATTGAAATGATATGGTGCTCTGACGCCCAAATTGCGGCCACAAGTGCAGTAATATTGAGCAGCGTATTTATAGAGGAATATATACTACTCGTTTTTAGAAAAGCACTCATCATGGCGAGCGATTTTTCGCGCCACGTTTCAGCTCGTTCTGTCAGCTTTTCAAGTTCTTCAGTTTCATAGCCATGGGATTTTATGGTCATGACGTTTGTGACAGCATCGGCAACATAAGCGTTGGTTGCGGTGCTGGCCTGTGCCTCGGCTTTAGTGCGAGCAAACATATAGCGTGAGCCGATTATCACGGCGATGACGAAAATAATCGCCAGCCCGGCCAAGAAGAGTGCGTACTGCCAAAAGATGAAACTTAGGATGATGGTGGCCGACAAGACACTTGTAAGCGACGGCATTATCTGGAAGAAGATAGTATCCCAGAATCGTTCGAATGCTCCGACGAGTTTTGTCGTCTGCGAAACAAGTGCGCCACCAAAACGATCCGCATGAAAAGTGAGACTTTGCTGAGTGAGTGCCGTGAATATTTTTCGGTAAAGGTCACGCTGTGCCGCGGTTTCCATGGTCCACGTAAAGAAAAGATTAATACGCCAACCAAGAAGCTGTCCATAGATTTCTACGATGGTGTAAAGGAGGATGAGCGGCCAAGCTGCTTCAAGTGTGAGTGTTCCTGTTTGAAGTTGCTCGAGTAAGCGGGAAATGATGTAGGGACCGACAAACGACCCCACGAATGGGGTGAGGACCGTGCCGAGGAGTGCAAAGCAGGTACGAAAAGGATACCGCATTGCCCCGCGCCAAAATAGGGCGATGATCTGTTTTTGCATAAATAACCTCTAGTTAGATGAAATTTTGTTTGAATTTAGATAATTGGTAGCGGATCGGCTCGTCCGATCGTTTCCTAATTGAGAGGATTCGTGCCGCGAATCATACGATATTTTTAGTATACGGCGACTCTTTTGAAATGTAAATGCCAAGTGTCTTGGATAAGCTCGGAAAATGACAAAAAAAGTGGTATACTATAGTACGTTTATGGCTCAAAAAATACTTTTGTATTATAAATTTACTCCCATTGCTGATACTGAAATAATGCGGTTATGGCAAAAAACGCTGTGCGACAGCCTTAATCTTCGCGGCCGTATTTTGATTTCGCCCCATGGTTTGAACGGTACGGTGGGTGGTGATATTGAGGATCTTAAAAAATACATCAAGGCGACAAAAGAGTTCGCCGGCTTTAAGGGCACGGTCTTTAAATGGAGCGAAGGTAGCCGGGAGGATTTCCCGCGCATGAGCGTGAAGTCTAAAAAAGAGATCGTCGCATTTGATGCTGCTGATGAGCTGGAAGTCGATGAGAATGGTGTGGTGAATGGAGGTGTTCACTTAAAGCCTAAAGATGTTCATAAACTTGTGGACGAACGGGGGGATAATGTCGTCTTTTTCGACGGACGTAACCAATACGAAGCCAGTATAGGCAAGTTTAAAAATGCGGTTGTACCCGATACACGAACAAGCCGCGATTTCATAAAGGAACTTGAAAGTGGTAAGTATGACGATCTGAAAGATAAGCCCATTGTGACGTATTGTACTGGCGGGATCCGCTGCGAAATTCTCTCCGCGCTTATGAAGAACCGTGGATTTAAAGAAGTCTACCAGATTGATGGTGGTATCGTGAAGTACGGCGAAACTTATGGTGACGATGGCCTCTGGGAGGGGAGCCTTCATGTATTTGACGATCGTATGAAAGTTGATTTTTCTGATCATGCAAAGACGATCGGTGAGTGTACGCATTGTGGCGGACCCACCAATAATTACGAAAACTGCGCATTTGCGAATTGCAATAGTCTTGTGTTGATCTGTTTATTCTGTAAACAAAATCCTGACCTCCTTTTTCATACGGAAGAATGTAGAGCCCGGTCGGCAGAAGTCATAGCTCCCTGAGTTAACTACCGGCGTGATATTGGTCTGGTTGACCGGCTTCAGCGTAAATTTAAGTAACTCATTTAACTAAGGTTACTCTTCACGCCGTTCAACCACGATAGTACATTTCGTCACCAATGCCGCGATTGCTCCAACGGCGGCAAGTACAGGTGCAAAGAGTGCTCCGACAACACCGATGGTAAGAGGGAACTCAACCAATACTTTGCCTGACTCATCTTTAATAATAAGGCGACGAATATTGCCCTCGTTAATAAGCGATTTTACCTTTGCGATTAATTCTTCTCCGTTGACTGTAAATTCTTCGGTGTTTTTACTTGGCATGTTTATTCTCCTTATTCATTTGTTATATTGTTTCAGCTTTCCTATCTTACGGCAAGCCCTGCTGGTATACTAATGAGGTGAATAAACAGCTTGAGGCAAAACTAAAAACACTCCCACGAAATCCTGGGGTGTATTTTCATAAGGCAAAAACAGGCGAAATTATTTATGTTGGTAAGGCTGCCATTTTGAAAAATCGTGTGAAGCAGTATTTTCAAAAAACACGTGACATGGACCTCAAAACCCAGGCGCTGGTTGCTGAAATTGATATGACCGATTGGATAGAAACGGAAAGTGAGATTGATGCACTGTTTTTGGAAAGCGAGATGGTCAAGCGGTATATGCCGCGCTATAATATCTTGCTCCGCGACGACAA from Candidatus Saccharimonadales bacterium includes:
- a CDS encoding ABC transporter ATP-binding protein, producing the protein MQKQIIALFWRGAMRYPFRTCFALLGTVLTPFVGSFVGPYIISRLLEQLQTGTLTLEAAWPLILLYTIVEIYGQLLGWRINLFFTWTMETAAQRDLYRKIFTALTQQSLTFHADRFGGALVSQTTKLVGAFERFWDTIFFQIMPSLTSVLSATIILSFIFWQYALFLAGLAIIFVIAVIIGSRYMFARTKAEAQASTATNAYVADAVTNVMTIKSHGYETEELEKLTERAETWREKSLAMMSAFLKTSSIYSSINTLLNITALVAAIWASEHHIISIGTVYLAVTYTFTVARQLWEMNSIMRNYNRLMGDAHDMTEILQLVPDVTDTSDTTLSVTKGEIVFDRVTFTHGGAQDTLFDNFNMRIKPGQRVGLVGHSGSGKTTLTRLLLRFSNLDSGAITIDGQDIAKITQSSLRKSIAYVPQEPLLFHRSLRENIAYGKPDATDEEIRNAAKQANAEEFIDKLPDGLDTMVGERGVKLSGGQRQRIVIARAILKNAPILVLDEATSALDSESEKLIQEALAKLMKNRTSIVVAHRLSTIAKLDRILVLENGKIVEDGSHSELLKQKGTYAKLWSHQSGGFIEE
- a CDS encoding rhodanese-related sulfurtransferase; translated protein: MAQKILLYYKFTPIADTEIMRLWQKTLCDSLNLRGRILISPHGLNGTVGGDIEDLKKYIKATKEFAGFKGTVFKWSEGSREDFPRMSVKSKKEIVAFDAADELEVDENGVVNGGVHLKPKDVHKLVDERGDNVVFFDGRNQYEASIGKFKNAVVPDTRTSRDFIKELESGKYDDLKDKPIVTYCTGGIRCEILSALMKNRGFKEVYQIDGGIVKYGETYGDDGLWEGSLHVFDDRMKVDFSDHAKTIGECTHCGGPTNNYENCAFANCNSLVLICLFCKQNPDLLFHTEECRARSAEVIAP
- a CDS encoding DUF4342 domain-containing protein, encoding MPSKNTEEFTVNGEELIAKVKSLINEGNIRRLIIKDESGKVLVEFPLTIGVVGALFAPVLAAVGAIAALVTKCTIVVERREE